One genomic segment of Terriglobales bacterium includes these proteins:
- the gluQRS gene encoding tRNA glutamyl-Q(34) synthetase GluQRS yields the protein MSLERTYRGRLAPSPTGFLHLGHARTFWIAAERARQAAGVLVLRNEDLDPQRSKPEYVTAMYEDLRWLGLEWQEGPELAAQPGGGPFGPYSQSDRRSFYRDAWRKLRDAGAIYPCTCSRKDLAQAAQAPHDDADELPYPGTCRERPWRLEDFPEPSAVSHPPSGKPVSWRFRVPDGERVRFDDALAGPQAYVAGRDFGDFLVWRRDDVPAYQLACVADDAAMRITEVVRGADLLKSTARQLLLYKALGLEPPAWAHAALVTDEHGVRLAKRHDALSLRALRAAGKTPAQVREMFPRGM from the coding sequence ATGTCCCTAGAACGCACCTACCGCGGGCGGCTTGCACCTTCGCCCACCGGATTTCTGCACCTCGGGCACGCGCGGACGTTCTGGATCGCGGCGGAGCGGGCGCGCCAGGCGGCCGGCGTGCTCGTCCTCAGGAACGAGGACCTGGATCCGCAGCGGTCGAAGCCGGAGTACGTCACGGCGATGTACGAGGACCTGCGCTGGCTGGGGCTGGAGTGGCAGGAGGGTCCGGAACTCGCGGCGCAGCCGGGCGGAGGTCCGTTCGGGCCGTACTCGCAGAGCGATCGGCGGTCGTTCTACCGGGACGCGTGGCGGAAGCTGCGGGATGCGGGCGCGATCTATCCGTGCACGTGCTCGCGCAAAGACCTGGCGCAGGCGGCGCAGGCGCCCCACGACGACGCCGACGAACTGCCGTATCCGGGAACGTGCCGGGAGAGACCTTGGCGGCTTGAGGATTTTCCCGAGCCGTCCGCCGTCAGCCATCCGCCGTCAGGGAAACCGGTCTCGTGGCGGTTCCGCGTGCCGGACGGCGAGCGCGTCCGGTTCGACGATGCGCTCGCGGGTCCGCAGGCGTACGTGGCCGGCCGCGACTTCGGCGACTTCCTGGTCTGGCGGCGCGACGACGTCCCGGCGTATCAGCTGGCGTGCGTCGCCGACGACGCCGCCATGCGCATCACCGAGGTGGTCCGTGGCGCCGACCTGCTGAAGAGCACCGCGCGGCAGCTTCTTCTATATAAGGCGCTCGGGCTCGAACCGCCCGCGTGGGCGCACGCCGCGCTCGTGACCGACGAGCACGGCGTCCGCCTCGCAAAACGCCACGACGCGCTCAGCCTGCGGGCACTGCGCGCGGCCGGAAAGACTCCCGCCCAGGTGCGAGAGATGTTTCCCAGGGGTATGTGA
- a CDS encoding metallopeptidase TldD-related protein, producing MSCLRRSLCLLLFAVFVSFATAATAPSEPQPTLLADMQRELDRAHQELAKANPAPYYISYTVADANNTIIAASQGAIATAVQNHTRRADVITRVGSATLDNTHNENRESAIVSGSIPLSDDHAAIQRTFWDLTNRGYRQAMTAFLRTKTRADVRAEEEDDSPDFSKETPQTHVEAAPLTPIDHEAWKQRIRRLAQQFRDRTEIENSGVFLVVEDEDRYFVSTEGTRLVTPSRISRLFLYATVKAPDGMDLMRMESFQASDPSKLPADAELTQKIATMVGDLKALKAAPIAEPYSGPALLSGRAAAVLTHEVLGHRLEGQRQRGDDEGQTFTKKINQAVLPNFLSIVDDPTRKAFGSTELSGTYAFDDEGMPAKAVHLIEDGVLRNFLLSRMPVKGFESSNGHGRAETGKVPVGRQGNLIVTAKKSMSEAELRKQLIAEIKKQNKPYGLYFDDIQGGFTLTTRQLPQAFQVLPIMVWRVYPDGRPDELVRGVDLVGTPLAAFSHILAAGDQQHVFNGICGAESGSVPVSAVAPAMLFSEFETQRKAQSHERPPILPAPIEPAKKTGGAR from the coding sequence ATGTCCTGCCTCCGTCGTTCCCTCTGCCTGCTGCTGTTCGCGGTCTTCGTCTCGTTCGCCACCGCCGCCACCGCCCCCAGCGAGCCGCAGCCCACGCTGCTCGCCGACATGCAGCGCGAGCTCGACCGCGCGCACCAGGAGCTGGCGAAGGCGAATCCGGCGCCCTACTACATCAGCTACACCGTCGCCGACGCGAACAACACCATCATCGCGGCGAGCCAGGGGGCCATCGCGACCGCGGTGCAGAACCACACGCGCCGCGCCGACGTCATCACGCGCGTCGGCTCCGCCACGCTCGACAACACGCACAACGAGAACCGCGAGTCCGCCATCGTCTCCGGCTCCATCCCGCTCTCCGACGACCACGCCGCCATCCAGCGCACCTTCTGGGACCTCACCAACCGCGGCTACCGCCAGGCCATGACCGCCTTCCTGCGCACCAAGACGCGCGCCGACGTCCGCGCCGAAGAGGAAGACGACTCGCCCGACTTCTCCAAGGAGACGCCCCAGACCCACGTCGAGGCCGCGCCGCTCACACCCATCGACCACGAAGCGTGGAAGCAGCGCATCCGCCGCCTCGCGCAGCAGTTCCGCGACCGCACCGAGATCGAGAACTCCGGCGTCTTCCTGGTGGTCGAGGATGAGGATCGCTACTTCGTCTCCACCGAAGGCACGCGCCTGGTCACGCCCTCGCGCATCTCGCGCCTCTTCCTCTACGCCACCGTGAAGGCGCCCGACGGCATGGACCTGATGCGCATGGAGAGCTTCCAGGCCTCCGACCCGAGCAAGCTCCCGGCCGACGCCGAGCTCACGCAGAAGATCGCCACCATGGTCGGCGACCTGAAAGCGCTGAAGGCCGCGCCCATCGCCGAGCCCTACAGCGGGCCCGCGCTGCTCTCCGGGCGCGCCGCCGCTGTGCTCACCCACGAAGTCCTCGGCCACCGCCTCGAAGGCCAGCGCCAGCGCGGCGACGACGAAGGCCAGACCTTCACCAAGAAGATCAACCAGGCCGTGCTGCCGAACTTCCTCAGCATCGTCGACGACCCCACGCGCAAAGCCTTCGGCTCGACCGAGCTCTCCGGCACCTACGCCTTCGACGACGAGGGCATGCCCGCCAAGGCCGTGCACCTGATCGAAGACGGCGTCCTGCGCAACTTCCTGCTCTCGCGCATGCCGGTGAAAGGCTTCGAGAGCTCCAACGGCCACGGCCGCGCCGAGACCGGCAAGGTCCCCGTCGGACGCCAGGGCAACCTCATCGTCACCGCGAAGAAGTCCATGTCGGAAGCCGAGCTGCGCAAGCAGCTCATCGCGGAGATCAAGAAGCAGAACAAGCCTTACGGCCTGTACTTCGACGACATCCAGGGCGGGTTCACGCTCACCACGCGGCAGCTCCCGCAGGCCTTCCAGGTGCTGCCCATCATGGTGTGGCGCGTCTATCCCGACGGCCGGCCGGACGAGCTGGTGCGCGGCGTCGACCTGGTCGGCACGCCGCTCGCCGCCTTCTCGCACATCCTCGCGGCCGGCGACCAGCAGCACGTGTTCAACGGCATCTGCGGCGCCGAGAGCGGCAGCGTGCCCGTCTCCGCCGTCGCGCCCGCCATGCTGTTCTCGGAGTTCGAGACGCAGCGCAAGGCGCAGTCGCACGAGCGCCCGCCCATCCTGCCCGCGCCCATCGAACCCGCGAAGAAGACGGGAGGTGCGCGATGA
- a CDS encoding metallopeptidase TldD-related protein: protein MNRILTLILALLSLAALAPAQQPIPTDDPLLNALRAELKRSQQLQLAGQQKPYFVQYIVNDADNFGYDSSLGAPLNKLRSRQRFITVIVRVGDYANDSDLGFGMGEYDILAIDDDETALRRTLWLATDRAYKNALQMLSAKESMAKEFESTDDVPSLSKETPVQYFEPRIAIPADTERLERALDAATALYRTDPELQVLAGSVRLSVNNYYLVNTEGTVMRLAQVGDSVIVHAETQAPDGMRLRRTYSLETRSPEALPNADKLKAEAGKLIATLKALRAAPPVASEYRGPVLFSNDAAASVVEGLIAKNLIATRPPPGKTGRVVGPYGESFRARILPDSVTIVDDPTIETYAGQPLVGFTKYDDEGVKARPVTLVDKGILQAYLTSRRPVKDFLASNGHARNLGPSVNPAPMNFILSSSKAEAPAALKQKLVAMCKERGLEYCYYVETMGGLETPRLLYRVYAKDGREELVRGGVLDELDTRTLRNDIVGVGNDPLVTNNPANLPASYVAPSLLFGELVVKSSTEAKEKLPQYPAPAL from the coding sequence ATGAACCGCATTCTCACGCTCATTCTCGCGCTGCTCTCGCTCGCCGCGCTCGCGCCCGCGCAGCAACCCATCCCGACCGACGACCCGCTGCTCAACGCGCTGCGCGCCGAGCTCAAGCGCTCGCAGCAGCTCCAGCTCGCCGGCCAGCAGAAGCCTTACTTCGTCCAGTACATCGTCAACGACGCCGACAATTTCGGTTACGACTCCAGCCTGGGCGCGCCGCTCAACAAGCTGCGCAGCCGCCAGCGCTTCATCACCGTCATCGTCCGCGTGGGCGACTACGCCAACGATAGCGACCTCGGCTTCGGCATGGGCGAGTACGACATCCTCGCCATCGACGACGACGAGACCGCGCTCCGCCGCACCCTCTGGCTCGCCACCGACCGCGCCTACAAGAACGCGCTCCAGATGCTTTCCGCCAAGGAGTCGATGGCGAAGGAGTTCGAATCCACCGACGACGTCCCCTCGCTCTCGAAGGAGACGCCCGTCCAGTACTTCGAGCCGCGCATCGCCATTCCGGCCGACACCGAGCGGCTCGAGCGTGCGCTCGACGCCGCCACCGCGCTCTACCGCACCGACCCCGAGCTCCAGGTCCTGGCCGGCAGCGTGCGCCTCTCGGTGAACAACTACTACCTCGTGAACACCGAGGGCACGGTGATGCGGCTCGCGCAGGTGGGCGACAGCGTCATCGTGCACGCCGAGACGCAAGCGCCCGACGGCATGCGCCTCCGCCGCACCTACAGCCTCGAGACCCGCTCGCCGGAAGCCCTGCCCAACGCCGACAAGCTCAAGGCCGAGGCCGGCAAGCTCATCGCGACGCTCAAGGCCCTGCGCGCCGCGCCCCCCGTCGCCTCCGAATACCGCGGGCCGGTGCTGTTCTCCAATGACGCCGCCGCCAGCGTGGTCGAAGGCCTCATCGCCAAGAACCTGATCGCCACCCGCCCGCCGCCCGGCAAGACCGGCCGCGTCGTCGGCCCCTACGGCGAGAGCTTCCGCGCGCGCATCCTGCCCGACAGCGTCACCATCGTCGACGATCCGACCATCGAGACCTACGCCGGCCAGCCGCTCGTCGGCTTCACCAAGTACGACGACGAAGGCGTGAAGGCGCGCCCGGTCACCCTGGTCGACAAGGGCATCCTGCAGGCCTACCTCACGTCGCGCCGGCCGGTGAAGGACTTCCTCGCCTCCAACGGCCACGCGCGCAACCTCGGGCCCAGCGTGAATCCCGCGCCCATGAACTTCATCCTCAGCAGCTCCAAGGCCGAGGCGCCCGCGGCGCTCAAGCAGAAGCTGGTCGCGATGTGCAAGGAACGCGGCCTCGAGTACTGCTACTACGTCGAGACCATGGGCGGCCTGGAGACGCCGCGGCTGCTCTATCGCGTCTACGCCAAGGACGGCAGGGAAGAGCTGGTGCGCGGCGGCGTCCTCGACGAGCTCGACACCCGCACGCTGCGCAACGACATCGTCGGCGTCGGCAACGACCCGCTCGTCACCAACAACCCCGCGAACCTGCCTGCCAGCTACGTCGCGCCCTCGCTGCTGTTCGGCGAGCTCGTGGTCAAGAGCTCGACCGAGGCCAAGGAGAAGCTGCCGCAGTATCCCGCGCCCGCGCTGTAG